The DNA sequence GAAACGGGGGCAGTGGGGCCCACAATGGTGAAGTAAGCCTTAAAAAACGGGCGCAACCCCGGCGCCGGCTGGTATACCTGGACGTTCATTTGTCCAAGATAGTAATATTATTATATTAAGCTGCGTGCTGAAATTGTCTATTATTTCTTCCTCATAACCAAATAATTAGCGCAAGGTTCTAGCCAGTACGCCGCCGCGTCGCCTGCTGGCCCCCCCCAGCGAGGGCAAACCCGAGCCCTGGGGCCCGGTACCGGGTGCGCTATTTCGTCAACCCCGGGAACAGGGCCCCAATGGCGGTGGCGAAAAAGTTTACGCCGATGGCCAGCGTGATGAAGCCCATGATGCGCGCCAGGGCCGCCATGCCCGGCCGGCCCAGCAAGCGCGTGAGGCGCAGCGACGAGGCCAGCACCGCGAAGCTGGCCAGCGCTACCAGCGTGAAGCCCAAGAGCGTCAGTAACTTATCGGGATAGCTGGGGCGGATGAGGCCGATGCAAATGGCCATCGAGCCGGGCCCCGAGAGCATAGGCATGGCCAGCGGCGTGAAGCTTACGTCGTCTTTGAGCTTGCTTTCTTCGAGGGCGGCGGGGCCCACCCGGTCGCGGTTGGCGCCGGGCGTGAGCAGGTCGAAGGCCGAGCGCATGAGCAGAATGCCGCCCGCGATGCGCAAGTGCTGAATGCTGATGCCGAAGAAGTTGAGAATATACTGCCCGCCTAAAAAAGCCACGCTCAGGATGGCCACCATGTAGAGGCAGGCGCGCAGAGCAATGCGCAGGCGCTCGGCGCCGCTGTCGTCGCTGGTGAGGGTTAGGAAAACCGGCATTGCCCCAAAGGGGTTTACGAGCGAAAACAGGGTGGTAAATGTGGCCAGCAGAATTTCCATGCTCCAAAGGTAGCTGCCGGCCCCGGGGGCCCAACGCGGCCCGCGGCGGCTCGTTCAAGGCAGGTGGCCCAGCCGGGGCCGATTACTACCTTTGTTTTTGATGAATTTATTGCTTACCCTGGCGCAATGGCTGACGTGGCTGCTGAGCGCCGCCGCCCTGCTGGCCACCGTGTTGCCACTGCTCCGCCAAACGGCCTGGTGGGTGCGTGTCTGCGATTTTCCGCGCCTGCAAATTGTGGTCGGGCTGGTGGCCAGCCTACTGGGAGCCCTGCTGCTGCCGCCGCTGCCGGGGCCCTGGCACCTGGCGCTGCTGGGGGCCCTGGGGGTGGCCATCGGGTACCAGGCCTACCGAATTTTGCCCTACACGCCGCTGCACGGCAAGCAGGTGGCCGACGCCAGCCGCCCCGCCGCCGACCTCGACAACCACCTGAGCCTGCTGGTAACTAACGTGCTCATGTACAACCGCGACGCGGCGCGCATCCTGGGCCACATCCGCCTGCGGCAGCCCGACATTGTGCTGGCCGTGGAAACCGACGCCTGGTGGCTGGAG is a window from the Hymenobacter nivis genome containing:
- a CDS encoding MarC family protein, yielding MEILLATFTTLFSLVNPFGAMPVFLTLTSDDSGAERLRIALRACLYMVAILSVAFLGGQYILNFFGISIQHLRIAGGILLMRSAFDLLTPGANRDRVGPAALEESKLKDDVSFTPLAMPMLSGPGSMAICIGLIRPSYPDKLLTLLGFTLVALASFAVLASSLRLTRLLGRPGMAALARIMGFITLAIGVNFFATAIGALFPGLTK